A part of Blastocatellia bacterium genomic DNA contains:
- the add gene encoding adenosine deaminase, translated as MSLETFIRAMPKVELHVHLEGSIQPATLLTLAQRHGVQLPAQTVEGLRQWYTFSDFDNFVRAYLTICSCIRTPDDIELIAREFLAGQAAQNIRYSEVTYTAYLHYHFKKIPFRDQLAALNRARAWAAAEHGVRAGFIIDIPRMIAPTEGVLVADWAISGMGDGVVALGLGGPEVGHPPERFQKAFDRARRAGLASVPHAGETVGPESIWGALRALHADRIQHGVRCLEDTALVAELRERQIPLDVCVTSNVCLHVVPTLADHPLPRLLAEGLFVTLNSDDPPLFNTTLTDEYLAIARTFQMGADQLEQLVLNGVRASLLPASERTDMEAAFKSEFMQLRKIHLPNEESHEPTQ; from the coding sequence ATGTCTCTTGAAACATTCATTCGCGCGATGCCTAAGGTCGAGCTGCACGTCCATCTGGAAGGCTCGATCCAACCGGCCACGTTACTGACGCTGGCGCAACGTCACGGCGTTCAGTTGCCGGCGCAGACGGTTGAAGGACTGCGCCAATGGTATACGTTTAGCGACTTTGACAATTTCGTCCGCGCCTATTTGACGATTTGTTCATGCATTCGGACGCCCGACGATATTGAATTGATCGCTCGGGAATTTCTTGCTGGTCAGGCCGCGCAAAACATTCGTTATAGCGAAGTCACCTATACGGCCTACTTGCACTATCATTTCAAGAAAATTCCTTTCCGCGATCAACTGGCTGCGCTCAATCGCGCGCGCGCCTGGGCTGCTGCCGAGCATGGCGTCCGTGCAGGATTCATCATTGACATCCCCCGCATGATCGCGCCCACTGAAGGGGTACTCGTGGCCGACTGGGCAATCAGTGGAATGGGCGACGGCGTTGTGGCGCTCGGGCTGGGCGGCCCCGAAGTCGGACATCCACCGGAACGATTCCAAAAAGCCTTTGACCGCGCGCGACGTGCCGGTCTGGCCAGCGTGCCGCACGCTGGCGAAACGGTCGGGCCGGAAAGCATCTGGGGGGCGCTCCGCGCATTGCACGCCGACCGGATTCAACACGGCGTGCGCTGCCTGGAAGACACTGCGCTGGTCGCAGAACTGCGCGAGCGGCAAATTCCCCTCGATGTCTGCGTCACCAGTAACGTCTGTTTGCATGTTGTGCCGACGCTGGCCGATCATCCGCTCCCGCGGCTGTTGGCCGAAGGATTATTTGTTACACTCAACTCCGACGATCCGCCATTGTTCAATACAACGCTGACGGATGAGTACCTGGCAATCGCCCGTACATTTCAGATGGGCGCCGATCAATTGGAACAATTGGTATTAAACGGCGTGCGAGCTTCACTACTGCCAGCTTCTGAGCGAACCGACATGGAAGCGGCGTTCAAGTCCGAGTTCATGCAATTGCGCAAAATTCATCTGCCGAACGAAGAGAGCCATGAACCAACACAATAA
- a CDS encoding M2 family metallopeptidase: protein MEFSCRVGGCCVIGLALLLMPVFALAQTTKTKSRKPASPLARRVMEAEKFITEVEQRLAELAEKAERADWVNNNFITDDTELIAADARKEYIAAYTKAVEAARAFDGLKLPPVVARKFQLLKRSLTLPAPSNPAEREELTRLATSMQSAYGKGKYCPQGPDGPCLSLGDLEQIMANSRDPEKLKEAWLGWHAVSPPYRADYVRFVELANKGAREMGYQDLGALWRSNYDMPPDAFAAEMERLWQQVRPLYESLYIYTRAKLSEYYGRQLVPENGPMPAHLLGNMWSQQWDNIYPLLKPATSDPGYDLSDILKQKQIDAKQMVRIGEGFFTSLGFDPLPSTFWERSLFTKPRDREVVCHASAWHIDGKSDVRLKMCINQTAEDFATIHHELGHTFYQLAYAHQPRLFQDSANDGFHEALGDTIALSVTPDYLKKIGLIETVPDESADIGLLLQRALDKVAFLPFGYLVDQWRWNVFSGKTSPNEYNKAWWDLRMKYQGIAPPVPRTEADFDAGAKYHVPANTPYARYFLATILQFQFHRALCQVAGYTGPLHRCSIYGNKQAGAKLKAMMAMGQSRPWPEALKALTGSEQMDATAILDYFAPLKKWLDEQNQRLAPAATMPTITDP, encoded by the coding sequence ATGGAATTTTCATGTCGTGTTGGTGGGTGCTGTGTCATAGGGTTAGCGTTATTGCTGATGCCTGTGTTTGCCCTCGCTCAAACAACAAAAACAAAATCCCGAAAGCCGGCTAGCCCGTTAGCCCGTCGCGTGATGGAAGCGGAGAAATTCATCACTGAAGTTGAACAACGCCTGGCCGAGCTGGCCGAGAAAGCCGAACGAGCCGATTGGGTCAATAACAATTTCATCACCGACGATACCGAACTGATCGCCGCCGACGCCAGAAAGGAATACATTGCCGCGTACACCAAGGCGGTGGAAGCCGCGCGCGCGTTCGATGGATTGAAACTGCCGCCCGTGGTAGCACGCAAATTCCAATTACTCAAACGGTCGCTCACGCTGCCGGCGCCGAGCAATCCGGCCGAACGCGAGGAACTGACCCGCTTGGCCACTTCGATGCAGAGCGCTTACGGCAAAGGCAAATACTGTCCGCAAGGCCCGGACGGCCCCTGTCTGAGTCTTGGCGACCTGGAACAGATCATGGCCAACAGCCGTGACCCTGAAAAACTCAAGGAGGCATGGCTCGGCTGGCATGCTGTCTCGCCGCCCTACCGGGCTGACTATGTGCGCTTCGTCGAGTTGGCCAACAAAGGCGCGCGCGAAATGGGCTATCAAGACCTCGGCGCTCTGTGGCGTTCCAACTATGACATGCCGCCGGATGCGTTTGCTGCCGAAATGGAACGGCTGTGGCAACAGGTCAGGCCGCTCTATGAATCGCTCTACATTTACACGCGAGCCAAGCTCTCCGAATACTACGGTCGCCAGCTTGTTCCAGAAAACGGCCCGATGCCTGCTCATCTGCTCGGCAATATGTGGAGCCAGCAATGGGATAACATCTATCCCTTGCTCAAACCGGCGACGAGCGATCCGGGCTATGACCTGAGCGACATCCTCAAACAAAAACAGATTGACGCTAAACAGATGGTGCGAATCGGTGAAGGGTTCTTCACCTCGCTGGGATTTGATCCGCTGCCGTCTACCTTCTGGGAACGCTCACTCTTTACCAAGCCGCGCGACCGCGAGGTCGTCTGCCACGCGAGCGCCTGGCACATTGACGGCAAGTCAGATGTTCGCCTCAAAATGTGCATCAATCAAACCGCTGAAGACTTTGCCACCATCCATCACGAACTCGGACATACATTCTACCAATTAGCCTACGCGCACCAGCCACGACTTTTTCAAGACAGCGCCAATGACGGCTTCCACGAAGCACTGGGCGATACGATTGCGCTCTCTGTCACACCCGATTACCTGAAAAAAATCGGCTTGATCGAGACCGTGCCCGACGAAAGCGCCGACATCGGATTGCTGTTGCAACGCGCGCTGGACAAGGTCGCGTTCCTGCCGTTCGGTTACCTGGTGGATCAATGGCGATGGAATGTCTTTTCCGGCAAAACAAGTCCGAACGAATACAACAAAGCATGGTGGGACTTGCGCATGAAATATCAGGGCATCGCCCCGCCCGTGCCGCGCACTGAAGCCGATTTCGATGCCGGCGCTAAGTACCACGTCCCGGCTAATACGCCGTATGCGCGCTACTTTCTGGCCACCATTCTGCAATTCCAATTTCATCGCGCGTTGTGCCAGGTCGCCGGTTACACGGGGCCGCTGCATCGTTGCTCGATTTACGGTAATAAACAAGCCGGCGCGAAACTCAAAGCCATGATGGCCATGGGGCAGAGCCGACCGTGGCCAGAAGCGCTCAAGGCGCTCACCGGCTCCGAGCAAATGGACGCAACGGCCATCCTCGATTATTTCGCGCCGCTCAAGAAATGGCTGGATGAACAAAATCAGCGCCTGGCGCCAGCCGCCACGATGCCGACAATCACCGACCCGTAG
- a CDS encoding glycosyltransferase family 2 protein — MKPLTAIIPDFSDHAGASGFARQLELFTQNPLIERTVVLHRETPPLQAPPDGVQFLQADSWFSGDCIERALDAVTTEHLLLLLPGHEVDISQQAIERLLAVMDDTQAGIIYADFRERNHGQVTEHPTIDYQLGSIRDTFDFGSLLLISKQAADRARRQHGRIEATIRWGGVYDLRLKISIDSAIVRVPEPLYTRCPVAIDEQADLEPVHRYVDPNNRDYQLEMERIATAHLRRIGAFLEPVFQSPPATETAFPVMASIVIPVRNREKTIADAINSALSQETSFAYNVIVVDNHSTDGTTDIVKNSARQHKNLIHKIPQRTDLGIGGCWNEAIDSPECGLIAVQLDSDDLYRDTHTLQTMVDKFWESPTAAPRYAMVIGSYTTVNFNLEETPPGLIDHREWTQENGRNNALRVLGLGAPRAFYVPVLRQIKFPNTSYGEDYAVGLRISREYEIGRIYESLYLVRRWEENTDRALPLTTMNQYDAYKDWLRTVEIRARMKRH; from the coding sequence ATGAAACCGTTGACAGCTATCATACCTGATTTCTCTGATCACGCTGGCGCTTCTGGGTTTGCTCGCCAGCTCGAACTGTTCACGCAGAATCCGCTGATCGAGCGCACCGTGGTGTTACATCGGGAAACCCCACCGCTACAAGCGCCGCCTGACGGCGTGCAATTCCTTCAGGCCGATTCCTGGTTCTCCGGTGATTGCATCGAGCGCGCCCTCGATGCTGTCACGACTGAGCATCTGTTGCTTCTTTTACCCGGTCACGAGGTGGACATCAGTCAGCAAGCCATCGAACGGTTGCTCGCCGTGATGGATGATACACAGGCCGGAATCATATATGCCGATTTTAGAGAGCGGAATCACGGTCAGGTGACCGAACACCCGACCATTGATTATCAACTGGGCAGCATCCGCGACACCTTTGATTTTGGTTCGCTGTTGCTGATCTCAAAACAAGCAGCAGACCGGGCGCGACGGCAGCACGGGCGCATTGAAGCAACGATCCGCTGGGGCGGCGTGTACGATCTTCGGCTGAAAATCTCAATTGATTCAGCCATTGTCCGCGTTCCGGAACCGCTCTACACGCGCTGCCCGGTGGCCATTGACGAGCAAGCCGATCTGGAGCCTGTCCATCGTTATGTTGACCCCAATAACCGCGATTACCAACTGGAGATGGAGCGAATTGCTACTGCCCATCTACGTCGTATCGGCGCGTTTTTGGAGCCGGTCTTTCAATCACCGCCGGCGACCGAAACCGCTTTTCCCGTGATGGCAAGCATCGTCATTCCAGTGCGTAATCGAGAGAAAACGATTGCCGATGCTATCAATAGCGCCCTGAGCCAGGAAACCTCGTTCGCTTATAACGTCATCGTGGTGGATAACCACTCGACTGACGGCACAACAGACATCGTCAAAAACTCGGCTCGACAGCATAAGAATTTGATTCACAAGATTCCTCAACGAACCGATCTCGGTATTGGTGGTTGCTGGAATGAAGCGATTGATTCACCGGAGTGCGGGTTAATTGCTGTCCAGCTTGATTCGGATGATTTGTATCGTGACACACATACCCTACAAACGATGGTTGACAAATTCTGGGAATCGCCAACGGCCGCGCCTCGATATGCGATGGTCATTGGCTCGTACACGACCGTCAACTTCAACCTCGAAGAGACCCCCCCCGGGTTGATTGATCATCGGGAATGGACGCAGGAGAACGGTCGCAATAATGCGTTACGGGTTCTTGGTCTGGGCGCGCCTCGCGCGTTTTATGTGCCTGTGCTACGACAGATCAAGTTTCCCAATACGAGCTATGGCGAAGATTATGCCGTCGGGCTGCGCATCAGTCGAGAGTATGAAATCGGACGCATCTATGAATCGCTTTATTTGGTCCGGCGCTGGGAAGAGAATACAGACCGAGCCTTGCCTTTAACCACGATGAATCAATATGACGCCTATAAGGATTGGCTGCGGACAGTCGAGATACGCGCGCGGATGAAACGTCACTGA
- a CDS encoding PPOX class F420-dependent oxidoreductase, translating into MSNEKLAQFAGQSYLNLETYRKTGVPVRTPMWFAEQDGLLYVYTSSTAGKVKRIRNNSAVRVVPCDVRGNPKGTWVEAKARLVGHSERQRGLQLLNRKYGWQKTVIDFFSSLRGRTPVVIAIEI; encoded by the coding sequence ATGAGTAACGAGAAGCTCGCTCAATTCGCCGGTCAATCTTATCTCAATCTGGAGACGTATCGCAAAACGGGCGTGCCTGTGCGGACGCCGATGTGGTTTGCCGAGCAGGACGGCTTGCTGTATGTCTACACCTCATCAACAGCCGGCAAGGTGAAACGAATTCGTAACAATTCAGCCGTGCGGGTTGTGCCCTGTGATGTCCGCGGCAACCCAAAGGGAACGTGGGTCGAGGCCAAAGCCCGGCTGGTCGGCCACTCGGAGCGGCAACGCGGCTTGCAGTTGCTCAATCGCAAATACGGTTGGCAGAAAACAGTCATTGATTTCTTCTCCAGCTTGCGAGGACGCACGCCGGTCGTTATTGCGATTGAGATTTGA
- a CDS encoding lysophospholipid acyltransferase family protein, giving the protein MKARSLIRDWLEFIIAFAVLKGLGMLPRSWALTAGCVIGQLTGHVWRRLRRVGRRNLELAFPDMSQAERDRVLRGAFRNLGRLLGEFSQFPKLTPANVSEIVEYDGLEHYQQASAQARGVLILTAHIGAWELSSFAHALFGYPMYVLARRLDNPRLDRLIERYRRSSGVLVVNKTDSVRHVLQALRRGATVGILLDLNTQPHEGIFCDFFGRPACTSPIMAMLARRTGAPVVPGYLIWDEQRKKHRLHFEPPVPLQTTDDAQRDIQLNTTRFNQVIEQIIRRHPDQWLWVHKRWHTRPTGEPDLYQ; this is encoded by the coding sequence ATGAAAGCACGCAGCCTCATCCGCGATTGGCTTGAATTCATCATTGCTTTTGCGGTGTTGAAAGGCCTGGGCATGCTGCCCCGTTCATGGGCGCTTACAGCCGGATGCGTCATCGGGCAATTGACCGGTCACGTGTGGAGAAGGCTGCGGCGAGTGGGACGACGTAACCTAGAACTGGCCTTTCCAGATATGAGCCAAGCGGAACGCGACCGAGTCCTGCGCGGCGCCTTTCGTAACCTCGGACGCTTGCTAGGTGAGTTCAGTCAATTTCCAAAACTGACTCCGGCGAACGTCTCTGAGATTGTCGAATATGACGGCCTCGAACACTATCAACAGGCGTCAGCACAAGCACGCGGCGTGCTGATACTGACGGCTCATATCGGCGCATGGGAGCTGAGCTCGTTTGCCCACGCGCTGTTCGGCTATCCCATGTATGTTCTGGCGCGACGGCTAGACAATCCTCGGCTGGATCGCTTGATCGAACGCTATCGCCGATCAAGCGGAGTCCTCGTCGTGAACAAAACAGACTCAGTCAGGCATGTCTTGCAAGCTCTCAGGCGCGGCGCAACGGTTGGCATCCTGCTCGATTTGAATACACAACCTCACGAAGGCATTTTTTGCGACTTTTTCGGACGCCCAGCCTGTACATCTCCGATCATGGCCATGCTGGCACGGCGCACCGGCGCGCCGGTCGTCCCCGGCTACCTCATCTGGGACGAGCAACGGAAAAAGCACCGACTGCATTTTGAGCCACCCGTGCCACTGCAAACAACGGACGATGCACAGCGCGATATTCAACTTAATACCACCCGGTTCAACCAGGTCATCGAACAGATCATCCGTCGTCATCCAGATCAGTGGCTGTGGGTTCATAAGCGGTGGCATACACGACCGACCGGAGAACCAGACCTTTATCAATAG
- a CDS encoding DUF2911 domain-containing protein, protein MMKRMMSMSLVIGVLFAAVPLAAQDDPAKRPSPMSMSRIMLGDTYIRVVYSRPYKRDRTNIFGTKESGALVPFGEIWRTGANEATEITVTRDVMIGDKKLPAGTYSLFTTPGPEKWTIHFNKALGLSGTARYNPETKKFEEGYLAANDVVVVTAPVTKLEKEVDPFTIAFEKVNDGAHMIFKWITTEVRVPIKVK, encoded by the coding sequence ATGATGAAAAGAATGATGAGCATGAGCTTGGTCATCGGCGTATTGTTCGCTGCCGTGCCACTGGCAGCGCAAGATGATCCGGCCAAACGTCCTAGCCCGATGAGCATGTCGCGCATCATGCTGGGCGATACTTATATCCGCGTCGTGTACAGCCGTCCGTACAAGCGGGACCGCACGAACATTTTTGGCACGAAAGAGTCAGGAGCATTGGTTCCGTTTGGCGAAATCTGGCGCACCGGCGCTAATGAAGCGACTGAGATCACTGTCACTCGCGACGTCATGATTGGCGATAAGAAATTGCCAGCCGGCACCTATTCGCTCTTCACGACCCCTGGCCCTGAGAAGTGGACCATTCACTTTAACAAAGCGCTTGGCCTGTCAGGCACAGCCCGCTATAACCCTGAGACGAAGAAGTTCGAGGAAGGCTACCTTGCCGCCAATGATGTGGTGGTCGTCACAGCTCCTGTTACCAAGCTTGAGAAGGAAGTTGATCCGTTCACCATCGCGTTTGAGAAGGTGAATGACGGAGCGCACATGATCTTCAAATGGATCACCACGGAAGTTCGCGTGCCGATCAAGGTCAAGTAA
- the ychF gene encoding redox-regulated ATPase YchF: MKVTLIGLPNSGKTTVFNALTRGRAETSAYASGRLEPNVMMVKVPDPRLEVLAEMYHPKKITYADVQYVDIAGLGGESHKSRGLPPALLNYLATADALLYVVRAFEDVTVPHPSGSLDVARDVAALDLELAFSDLSIIERRLERLETDIQKIAKDREKRIHERELLQRLKTALEAGTLIRDVDLTPDDEWLLRGYQFLTAKPALIVINIGEDQIQCPPQFDYPHRKSDVIAFCGKLEAELAQMEDAEARVFMDDLGIRQPARDRVIAQSYKLLGLISFITIGPEEVRAWPIRQGTSAVDAAGVVHSDMQRGFIRAEVVRFEDLVAAGSLAEARKRGTLKVEGKHYIIQDGDVCHFLFNV; the protein is encoded by the coding sequence ATGAAAGTCACCCTCATCGGATTGCCAAACAGCGGCAAAACCACCGTGTTTAATGCGCTGACGCGCGGCAGGGCCGAGACGTCTGCTTATGCGTCAGGACGGCTTGAACCGAATGTGATGATGGTCAAGGTGCCAGACCCGCGACTGGAAGTCCTGGCCGAGATGTACCATCCCAAGAAAATCACCTACGCCGACGTGCAATACGTGGATATAGCTGGGCTGGGCGGCGAGTCCCACAAAAGCCGCGGGCTGCCGCCGGCTCTGCTCAATTATTTAGCCACTGCCGATGCGCTGCTGTACGTGGTGCGCGCGTTTGAAGACGTAACAGTTCCCCATCCATCAGGCTCATTGGATGTTGCCCGCGACGTGGCGGCGCTTGATCTGGAGTTAGCATTTTCCGACTTGAGCATCATCGAGCGACGACTGGAACGATTGGAAACGGACATCCAGAAGATCGCCAAGGATCGAGAGAAGCGCATCCACGAGCGTGAGCTGTTGCAACGGCTCAAAACGGCGCTGGAGGCTGGAACGCTGATCCGTGACGTTGACCTGACGCCGGACGATGAATGGCTGCTGCGGGGTTACCAATTTTTGACGGCGAAACCCGCGCTCATTGTCATCAACATCGGCGAGGATCAAATCCAGTGTCCGCCACAGTTTGATTACCCGCATCGGAAGAGCGATGTGATCGCCTTCTGCGGTAAGCTTGAAGCCGAACTGGCGCAGATGGAGGACGCCGAAGCCCGCGTCTTCATGGATGATCTAGGAATTCGCCAACCGGCGCGTGATCGGGTCATTGCTCAATCATACAAGCTGCTTGGACTGATCAGCTTCATAACAATTGGCCCTGAAGAAGTGCGTGCCTGGCCAATTCGCCAAGGGACATCAGCGGTTGACGCGGCGGGCGTGGTTCACTCGGATATGCAGCGCGGCTTCATTCGGGCCGAAGTCGTGCGCTTTGAAGACCTGGTCGCCGCCGGCAGCCTGGCTGAAGCAAGAAAACGCGGCACGCTTAAGGTGGAAGGCAAGCACTACATTATTCAGGATGGCGACGTCTGTCATTTCCTGTTCAATGTGTGA
- a CDS encoding DUF2914 domain-containing protein yields MSDEHIARTPPTIAHRHQLLKYWYQRYEKYIPLGAFIAGFLWDTLTLTRIDKWSDNLILLGYALAAGLLIVIIGRVEQGYLTRAWVIRRLDLITAATHFFLGGLLSSYVVFYFKSAGVGKSLIFVLLLVGLMLANEFFSHRLRNLTLLTAIYYFCCFAFFTFFLPVVTRTMSDGLFITSGLVSFAPLAAILALIHGKRWRNQMLHAAQLPLVIFAALVCFYFLNWMPPVPLALKDGGIYRSVKRLGDKYEVTYRQPSWWQFWKQDERDFHYATGDTVYCFTAVFAPTQLNEQVVHEWQQKDANGRWTIRGQHSYPIVGGREGGYRGYSLKRNIGPGKWRVEVKTTQGRLLGRLSFDVIAVQQRPSQMRVAYR; encoded by the coding sequence ATGTCCGACGAGCATATCGCGCGCACGCCACCAACCATCGCACATCGCCACCAACTGCTTAAATACTGGTATCAGCGCTATGAGAAATACATCCCGTTGGGAGCGTTCATCGCCGGATTCCTCTGGGATACGCTTACGCTCACACGGATTGACAAATGGTCTGACAATCTGATCCTGCTCGGCTACGCCTTGGCCGCCGGCTTGCTTATCGTCATCATCGGTCGCGTCGAGCAAGGATACCTCACCCGCGCTTGGGTCATCCGTCGGCTGGACCTGATCACCGCTGCTACCCACTTTTTCTTGGGTGGCTTGCTTTCCAGCTATGTGGTCTTTTATTTCAAAAGCGCTGGCGTGGGAAAATCCCTGATCTTCGTCCTCCTGCTTGTGGGATTGATGTTGGCGAACGAATTCTTTTCGCATCGGCTCCGCAATCTCACGCTGCTCACGGCGATCTATTACTTTTGCTGCTTCGCTTTTTTCACATTTTTCCTGCCGGTGGTAACCCGTACCATGAGCGACGGCCTGTTCATCACAAGCGGCCTTGTGAGCTTTGCGCCGCTGGCCGCCATCCTGGCGCTCATTCATGGCAAGCGATGGCGCAACCAGATGCTACATGCTGCTCAACTCCCGTTGGTGATTTTCGCCGCGCTTGTCTGCTTCTATTTCTTAAACTGGATGCCGCCTGTGCCGCTCGCGCTGAAAGATGGCGGCATCTATCGCAGCGTCAAGCGCCTCGGCGACAAGTACGAGGTGACATATCGTCAGCCAAGTTGGTGGCAATTTTGGAAACAGGATGAACGCGATTTCCACTACGCCACGGGTGATACCGTTTACTGCTTCACAGCCGTGTTCGCGCCGACGCAATTGAACGAGCAGGTTGTGCACGAATGGCAACAAAAAGACGCAAACGGCCGGTGGACCATCCGAGGCCAACATAGCTACCCGATTGTAGGCGGTCGCGAGGGCGGCTATCGCGGTTACTCGCTCAAGCGAAACATTGGACCGGGCAAGTGGCGCGTGGAAGTGAAAACAACGCAGGGTCGGTTGCTCGGCCGCCTTTCGTTCGATGTGATAGCGGTTCAACAACGACCGTCGCAGATGAGAGTCGCATACCGCTGA
- a CDS encoding carbon-nitrogen hydrolase produces the protein MPTERRFTIGLVQMAMSAEPAENLARALEHVRAAARLGAQVVCLPELFRSRYFCQHEDAAWFDLAEPIPGPTTEALSAVAQQEAVVVIASVFERRAPGLYHNSAAIIDADGQLVGLYRKMHIPDDPAYYEKFYFTPGDLGFRAFETRVGRLGALICWDQWYPEGARLTALRGASVLFYPTAIGWHPHEKEQYGAVQRDSWRTIQRGHAIANGVYVAAVNRVGHEIPPTGGAGIEFWGSSFIADPQGVIIAEASTDKEEILLGDVDPERIEDVRRNWPFLRDRRIDAYVGLDRRYLEEER, from the coding sequence ATGCCTACTGAGCGGAGATTCACCATTGGCCTTGTGCAGATGGCCATGTCGGCTGAGCCGGCAGAGAACCTGGCGCGCGCGCTGGAACATGTTCGCGCGGCAGCCCGGTTGGGCGCGCAGGTCGTTTGCCTGCCCGAACTATTCCGCTCGCGCTACTTCTGTCAGCACGAGGACGCGGCGTGGTTTGACTTAGCCGAACCCATTCCCGGACCAACCACTGAGGCGCTCTCCGCAGTGGCTCAGCAAGAGGCTGTGGTTGTGATTGCGTCAGTGTTTGAGCGGCGCGCGCCGGGCCTCTACCACAACAGCGCGGCTATCATTGACGCTGATGGCCAGCTTGTTGGCCTTTATCGCAAGATGCACATTCCTGACGATCCGGCCTATTATGAAAAATTCTATTTCACGCCTGGCGACCTCGGTTTCCGTGCGTTTGAAACGCGCGTCGGGCGGCTCGGCGCGTTGATCTGTTGGGATCAGTGGTATCCAGAGGGCGCGCGCTTGACGGCGCTTCGTGGCGCCAGTGTGCTGTTTTACCCGACAGCCATTGGGTGGCATCCGCATGAGAAAGAGCAGTACGGCGCGGTGCAGCGCGATTCGTGGCGCACCATTCAGCGCGGCCATGCGATTGCCAACGGCGTGTACGTGGCGGCCGTCAATCGTGTGGGACATGAAATCCCTCCAACAGGTGGGGCAGGCATCGAGTTTTGGGGCAGCTCATTCATTGCCGACCCGCAAGGCGTGATCATTGCTGAAGCCTCCACCGACAAGGAAGAAATTCTGCTCGGTGATGTTGACCCGGAACGCATCGAAGATGTGCGGCGCAACTGGCCATTCCTGCGCGACCGGCGGATTGATGCGTATGTCGGGCTGGACCGGCGCTATCTCGAAGAGGAGCGGTGA
- a CDS encoding agmatine deiminase family protein, with protein sequence MPAEWEPHEATWIAWPHNRTDWPGKLAAIQWVYGEIVRKLAPGELIRILVNSAAHEAQARRLLARVGVDPTRVEFFRIPTNRSWTRDYGPWFVRKAGRRREAAVIRFRFNGWARYRNWQRDDRVAERAARVLGYRLFSAKVNGRLFVLEGGSIDVNGHGTVMTTEECLLDPVVQVRNPGVTRQQTDAALKAFLGVTNVLWLGKGIAGDDTHGHIDDLCRFVGPRTVVLCRETNPKDANYRPLEENRERLEGMRLEDGSKIEIVPLPMPAPLYFAGRRLPASYANFYIANAAVLVPTFNDPNDRIALGTLAELFSDRPVIGIHAVDLVWGFGTLHCLTQQQPRL encoded by the coding sequence ATGCCTGCTGAGTGGGAGCCGCACGAAGCCACGTGGATTGCCTGGCCGCATAATCGCACGGATTGGCCGGGCAAATTGGCGGCGATTCAGTGGGTCTACGGCGAGATCGTCCGCAAACTAGCGCCTGGCGAACTCATTCGCATTTTAGTCAACTCGGCAGCGCATGAAGCGCAGGCGCGCCGATTACTGGCTCGCGTGGGCGTTGATCCAACTCGCGTCGAATTCTTTCGCATTCCTACTAATCGCTCGTGGACGCGCGATTATGGTCCGTGGTTTGTGCGCAAGGCAGGCCGTCGCCGAGAAGCGGCCGTCATACGATTTCGCTTCAATGGCTGGGCGCGTTATCGCAATTGGCAAAGAGATGATCGGGTGGCTGAACGCGCGGCGCGCGTGCTTGGTTACCGGTTGTTCTCGGCGAAGGTCAACGGACGGCTCTTCGTGCTGGAGGGCGGCAGCATTGACGTCAATGGACACGGCACCGTGATGACAACGGAAGAGTGCTTGCTTGATCCCGTTGTGCAAGTGCGCAATCCAGGAGTGACGCGCCAGCAGACGGACGCTGCATTGAAAGCGTTTCTCGGTGTGACCAATGTGCTCTGGTTGGGCAAGGGCATTGCTGGCGACGATACGCACGGTCACATTGACGATCTCTGCCGGTTTGTTGGCCCGCGCACGGTGGTCCTGTGTCGTGAAACAAATCCGAAGGACGCTAATTACCGTCCGCTGGAAGAAAACCGCGAACGGCTTGAAGGCATGCGACTGGAAGATGGCTCGAAAATAGAGATTGTTCCGCTGCCGATGCCCGCGCCTCTGTATTTCGCTGGCCGACGATTGCCGGCCAGTTATGCCAATTTCTATATTGCGAACGCTGCCGTGCTTGTGCCGACGTTCAACGATCCGAATGATCGCATCGCGCTTGGCACGCTAGCCGAATTATTCTCTGATCGTCCGGTGATTGGCATTCATGCTGTTGACCTCGTATGGGGCTTTGGCACGCTCCATTGCCTCACGCAGCAGCAGCCCCGTTTGTGA